The following coding sequences lie in one Treponema socranskii subsp. buccale genomic window:
- a CDS encoding HU family DNA-binding protein yields MVRSDLIKSISAAVELDKRICGEVVSAMLEEIYTVLENGGKYTQSGFGVFDTQVHKGKVRRNPFTKQKMRYPEKRTVRFKPAKILKDTLNAE; encoded by the coding sequence ATGGTACGTTCGGATTTGATAAAATCGATCAGCGCGGCGGTCGAACTCGATAAGAGAATATGCGGAGAAGTCGTTTCGGCAATGCTCGAAGAGATATACACGGTTTTGGAAAACGGCGGCAAATATACGCAGTCGGGCTTCGGTGTTTTCGATACCCAAGTACACAAAGGGAAGGTTCGGCGCAATCCTTTTACAAAACAAAAAATGCGCTATCCCGAAAAGCGCACCGTACGTTTTAAACCGGCAAAAATTTTAAAGGATACGCTGAATGCCGAATAA
- a CDS encoding HU family DNA-binding protein, whose amino-acid sequence MPNKKTTLKNAANASESVTVSVLAERIKSRLADKSLDDNKIKQVINSFFDAVRRDILDNGSFKLLGFGTFDRMLVDEKERTDPSTGETIITPGQYKIKFVPVSALAKRINKPYEHLQPEVIEEAPAEEEAKIEPNKVSDDFSKNQKESESLRDAFAEIDGFDGNDGTDAFDSDFDSDVSPSNAPQTEAQRRPPEGTQAAQKSVRSAIYEAPRSVPYETPSPAGGSAVENQTVRHAVIQQQIIERQIVRQRVVQDRHAEDARETEEDVFDPDYDGDDYEEGIQRYISRCWFFAGVAVVLTALMIGALVYVFSHRTPEAKLVKTAAPEPKTVVVEQVPESRIVSLEIAADDNLYAALAQAEYGERNLWPYIFSANMLRYPDPDNPGAARELIVPSKPDKAIDRRDIELSVIDVYDSYRSLIAANPRGRAAAIRKEHAVIALICGESLYGGFIDKYAIRLDAEDVSAARERIKNAGR is encoded by the coding sequence ATGCCGAATAAAAAGACGACTCTCAAAAACGCGGCGAATGCTTCGGAATCGGTAACGGTTTCCGTACTCGCCGAACGCATCAAATCGCGCCTTGCGGACAAATCTCTCGACGACAATAAAATTAAACAGGTTATCAATTCGTTTTTCGACGCGGTCAGGAGGGACATCCTCGATAACGGTTCATTTAAACTCCTCGGCTTCGGTACTTTCGACCGGATGCTCGTCGACGAAAAAGAGCGTACGGATCCTTCCACAGGTGAAACGATTATTACGCCCGGACAGTATAAAATTAAATTCGTTCCGGTGTCGGCGCTCGCAAAACGTATCAATAAACCCTACGAGCATTTGCAGCCGGAAGTCATCGAAGAAGCGCCCGCCGAAGAAGAAGCGAAAATCGAACCGAATAAAGTATCGGACGATTTTTCCAAAAATCAAAAAGAATCCGAATCGCTCCGCGATGCTTTCGCCGAAATCGACGGGTTCGATGGAAATGACGGGACCGACGCTTTCGATTCGGATTTTGATTCCGACGTTTCCCCTTCAAATGCTCCTCAAACGGAAGCGCAAAGAAGACCGCCGGAGGGGACTCAAGCGGCGCAAAAATCGGTTCGCTCTGCAATTTATGAAGCGCCTCGTTCCGTGCCTTATGAAACGCCGTCTCCTGCCGGCGGTTCGGCCGTAGAAAATCAAACGGTCCGGCACGCGGTCATACAGCAGCAAATTATCGAGCGGCAGATCGTCCGGCAGCGCGTCGTTCAAGACCGGCACGCCGAGGATGCTCGCGAAACGGAAGAAGACGTATTCGATCCCGATTATGACGGCGACGATTACGAAGAAGGAATCCAACGCTATATAAGCCGCTGCTGGTTTTTTGCCGGTGTGGCAGTCGTTCTTACCGCTTTGATGATCGGCGCCCTCGTGTATGTGTTTTCGCATCGTACGCCCGAAGCCAAGCTTGTAAAAACCGCGGCTCCCGAACCGAAAACGGTCGTCGTAGAACAAGTGCCGGAAAGCCGAATCGTTTCGCTTGAAATTGCGGCGGATGACAATCTTTATGCCGCTCTTGCGCAGGCGGAGTACGGCGAGCGGAATCTCTGGCCCTATATTTTCAGCGCGAATATGCTGCGCTATCCCGATCCCGACAATCCCGGTGCGGCGCGCGAACTCATCGTGCCGTCAAAGCCCGACAAAGCGATCGATCGGCGCGATATAGAACTTTCCGTAATCGATGTCTACGATTCGTACCGTTCGCTCATCGCGGCGAATCCCCGCGGCAGAGCGGCGGC